From the Tripterygium wilfordii isolate XIE 37 chromosome 6, ASM1340144v1, whole genome shotgun sequence genome, one window contains:
- the LOC120000753 gene encoding zinc finger protein 660-like, with the protein MGCKKGGKMDEFTYTCVHDHNIRVGFNHLTELKDHYQEVHRDLKVKCKHCPHLFGNKYLRDQHNIHVHEKKNYQCYNCPRSFECPSDLDRHNHSTHKRLKYKCKDSDNVFKTERGQAKH; encoded by the exons ATGGGGTGTAAAAA AGGTGGAAA AATGGACGAATTTACTTATACCTGTGTTCATGATCACAACATTAGAGTTGGCTTCAACCATCTTACTGAACTTAAAGATCATTACCAGGAAGTGCATAGGGATTTAAAAGTAAAGTGCAAACATTGTCCCCATCTTTTTGGAAATAAATACTTGAGGGATCAGCACAATATTCATGTGCATGAAAAGAAGAATTACCAGTGCTACAACTGCCCCAGGTCATTTGAGTGTCCATCTGATCTTGACCGTCACAACCATTCAACGCATAAGCGCTTGAAGTACAAGTGCAAAGACTCTGATAACGTATTCAAGACAGAAAGA GGCCAGGCAAAACATTAA
- the LOC119999865 gene encoding plastocyanin-like — MATVTYAAVSIPSFTGLKAAATTKISSPVTVSASAFPKLTIKASLKDVGAAVLATAASAVLASNGMAIEILLGGSDGSLAFVPNSFSASSGEEIVFKNNAGFPHNVVFDEDEIPSGVDASKISMSEEDLLNAPGETYAVTLTEKGSYTFYCSPHQGAGMVGKVTVN; from the coding sequence ATGGCCACAGTTACCTATGCAGCTGTTTCTATCCCATCTTTCACTGGCCTTAAGGCAGCAGCCACGACCAAAATCAGTTCCCCTGTCACGGTCTCAGCTTCTGCTTTTCCAAAATTGACCATCAAAGCCTCACTCAAGGATGTGGGTGCGGCTGTTTTGGCCACTGCTGCAAGTGCAGTCCTGGCCAGCAATGGAATGGCTATTGAGATTTTGTTGGGTGGCAGTGATGGGTCGCTGGCTTTTGTTCCAAACTCCTTCTCTGCAAGTTCTGGCGAGGAGATTGTGTTCAAGAACAATGCTGGGTTCCCACACAATGTTGTGTTTGATGAAGATGAGATACCAAGTGGAGTTGATGCCTCGAAGATCTCAATGAGTGAAGAGGATCTGCTCAATGCTCCCGGAGAGACTTATGCTGTGACTTTGACTGAGAAAGGGAGCTATACCTTCTACTGTTCCCCTCACCAGGGAGCTGGCATGGTAGGAAAGGTTACTGTCAATTGA
- the LOC120001105 gene encoding serine/threonine-protein kinase STY46-like isoform X1, with the protein MGDTESCSSRAVEFVPIQNRKQRLKFEVYSEVLRRLEDSNEEEVRVPGFEDELWAHFHRLPNRYAMDVNAERAQDVLMHKRLLQMAHSAVTRPAIEVRLVQVHSAFDGTFGDSLHSKSPRELGAICSDYTSKQSIHPPPAFGLSADLEHVHETKDKDIMINANQLCSRLMHEITISTNDKPKLLSQLTSLLSEIGLNIQEAHAFSTTDGFSLDVFVVDGWAFEETEQLRSVLIKELRKIEKHPWSKGNAIYPLWEQKQNKIKLISNQVNIPADGIDVWEIDASLLIYENKIATGSYGDLYKGIYCSQDVAIKVLSTDHLSEKLQREFAQEVFIMRKVRHKNVVRFIGYCSRPPSLCIVTEYMTGGSMHDFLHKQKGVLELPSLLGVAIDVSKGMNYLHQNNIIHRDLKAANLLMDENGVVKVADFGVARVKPQSGIMTAETGTYRWMAPEVIEHRPYDHKADVFSFGIVMWELLTGKLPYENMTPLQAAVGVVQQGLRPTIPRHTHPELLALLESCWLQDPSLRPEFSEIVERLQYLVSRVAESREE; encoded by the exons ATGGGAGATACGGAGAGTTGCAGTAGCAGAGCAGTGGAATTTGTTCCAATTCAGAATCGGAAGCAGAGACTGAAATTTGAAGTTTACAGTGAAGTTCTTCGTCGACTCGAGGACTCGAATGAGGAAGAGGTGCGGGTCCCTGGATTCGAAGATGAGCTTTGGGCTCATTTTCATCGACTCCCTAACAG GTATGCAATGGATGTGAATGCGGAGAGGGCACAGGATGTTCTTATGCATAAAAGATTACTACAGATGGCACATAGTGCTGTTACTAGACCTGCTATTGAAGTCCGTCTAGTGCAG GTTCATTCTGCTTTTGATGGAACTTTTGGTGACTCATTGCATTCAAAATCTCCTAGAGAACTGGGTGCTATATGTTCTGATTATACCAGCAAACAGAG CATTCATCCACCACCAGCCTTTGGTTTGTCAGCTGATCTGGAACATGTGCATGAGACTAAAGACAAGGATATCATGATAAATGCCAACCAACTCTGCTCACG GCTAATGCATGAAATTACAATTTCAACAAATGACAAGCCGAAGCTCCTCAGTCAG TTGACATCCTTGCTATCTGAGATTGGGCTGAATATTCAAGAAGCACATGCTTTTTCTACAACAGATGGGTTCTCTTTGGATGTCTTTGTTGTAGATGGTTGGGCATTTGAG GAGACCGAGCAGCTTAGAAGTGTACTGATAAAGGAACTACGGAAGATTGAG AAGCATCCATGGTCGAAAGGCAATGCCATTTATCCCCTTTGGGAACAGAAGCAAAACAAGATCAAGCTTATCTCTAATCAAGTAAACATACCTGCTGATGGAATTGATGTTTGGGAAATTGATGCTAGCCTATTAATCTatgaaaacaaaattgcaaCTGGATCCTATGGTGATTT GTACAAAGGTATTTACTGTAGTCAAGATGTGGCCATTAAAGTTTTAAGCACCGACCATCTAAGTGAAAAATTGCAAAGGGAATTTGCTCAAGAGGTTTTTATCATGAG GAAAGTTCGGCACAAGAATGTTGTTCGATTCATTGGTTACTGTAGCAGGCCACCGAGCCTGTGCATTGTGACAG AATATATGACTGGCGGAAGCATGCATGACTTTCTGCATAAACAAAAGGGTGTTTTGGAACTTCCTTCTTTGCTCGGAGTAGCTATTGATGTTTCGAAAGGAATGAATTACTTGCATCAAAACAATATAATCCACAGGGATTTGAAAGCAGCCAATCTCTTGATGGATGAAAATGGA GTTGTTAAAGTTGCTGATTTTGGTGTTGCTAGAGTTAAACCTCAGTCTGGCATAATGACTGCAGAAACTGGAACATATCGCTGGATGGCTCCAGAG GTCATTGAACACAGACCATATGATCACAAAGCTGATGTTTTCAGTTTCGGGATTGTGATGTGGGAGCTGCTTACTGGGAAG CTCCCGTATGAGAACATGACCCCCTTACAAGCAGCAGTTGGTGTCGTCCAGCAG GGTCTAAGGCCTACAATACCAAGACATACTCACCCAGAGTTGCTGGCATTGCTGGAGAGTTGCTGGCTGCAAGACCCATCTTTAAGACCAGAATTCTCTGAGATCGTAGAACGTTTGCAGTACTTGGTTAGCAGA GTTGCAGAGTCAAGAGAGGAGTAG
- the LOC120001105 gene encoding serine/threonine-protein kinase STY46-like isoform X2, which yields MRKRCGSLDSKMSFGLIFIDSLTVHADCRLESSLFGPMHLGYISSLMQVHSAFDGTFGDSLHSKSPRELGAICSDYTSKQSIHPPPAFGLSADLEHVHETKDKDIMINANQLCSRLMHEITISTNDKPKLLSQLTSLLSEIGLNIQEAHAFSTTDGFSLDVFVVDGWAFEETEQLRSVLIKELRKIEKHPWSKGNAIYPLWEQKQNKIKLISNQVNIPADGIDVWEIDASLLIYENKIATGSYGDLYKGIYCSQDVAIKVLSTDHLSEKLQREFAQEVFIMRKVRHKNVVRFIGYCSRPPSLCIVTEYMTGGSMHDFLHKQKGVLELPSLLGVAIDVSKGMNYLHQNNIIHRDLKAANLLMDENGVVKVADFGVARVKPQSGIMTAETGTYRWMAPEVIEHRPYDHKADVFSFGIVMWELLTGKLPYENMTPLQAAVGVVQQGLRPTIPRHTHPELLALLESCWLQDPSLRPEFSEIVERLQYLVSRVAESREE from the exons ATGAGGAAGAGGTGCGGGTCCCTGGATTCGAAGATGAGCTTTGGGCTCATTTTCATCGACTCCCTAACAG TTCATGCTGATTGTAGGCTAGAAAGTTCTTTGTTCGGCCCAATGCATCTTGGCTACATATCATCTCTTATGCAGGTTCATTCTGCTTTTGATGGAACTTTTGGTGACTCATTGCATTCAAAATCTCCTAGAGAACTGGGTGCTATATGTTCTGATTATACCAGCAAACAGAG CATTCATCCACCACCAGCCTTTGGTTTGTCAGCTGATCTGGAACATGTGCATGAGACTAAAGACAAGGATATCATGATAAATGCCAACCAACTCTGCTCACG GCTAATGCATGAAATTACAATTTCAACAAATGACAAGCCGAAGCTCCTCAGTCAG TTGACATCCTTGCTATCTGAGATTGGGCTGAATATTCAAGAAGCACATGCTTTTTCTACAACAGATGGGTTCTCTTTGGATGTCTTTGTTGTAGATGGTTGGGCATTTGAG GAGACCGAGCAGCTTAGAAGTGTACTGATAAAGGAACTACGGAAGATTGAG AAGCATCCATGGTCGAAAGGCAATGCCATTTATCCCCTTTGGGAACAGAAGCAAAACAAGATCAAGCTTATCTCTAATCAAGTAAACATACCTGCTGATGGAATTGATGTTTGGGAAATTGATGCTAGCCTATTAATCTatgaaaacaaaattgcaaCTGGATCCTATGGTGATTT GTACAAAGGTATTTACTGTAGTCAAGATGTGGCCATTAAAGTTTTAAGCACCGACCATCTAAGTGAAAAATTGCAAAGGGAATTTGCTCAAGAGGTTTTTATCATGAG GAAAGTTCGGCACAAGAATGTTGTTCGATTCATTGGTTACTGTAGCAGGCCACCGAGCCTGTGCATTGTGACAG AATATATGACTGGCGGAAGCATGCATGACTTTCTGCATAAACAAAAGGGTGTTTTGGAACTTCCTTCTTTGCTCGGAGTAGCTATTGATGTTTCGAAAGGAATGAATTACTTGCATCAAAACAATATAATCCACAGGGATTTGAAAGCAGCCAATCTCTTGATGGATGAAAATGGA GTTGTTAAAGTTGCTGATTTTGGTGTTGCTAGAGTTAAACCTCAGTCTGGCATAATGACTGCAGAAACTGGAACATATCGCTGGATGGCTCCAGAG GTCATTGAACACAGACCATATGATCACAAAGCTGATGTTTTCAGTTTCGGGATTGTGATGTGGGAGCTGCTTACTGGGAAG CTCCCGTATGAGAACATGACCCCCTTACAAGCAGCAGTTGGTGTCGTCCAGCAG GGTCTAAGGCCTACAATACCAAGACATACTCACCCAGAGTTGCTGGCATTGCTGGAGAGTTGCTGGCTGCAAGACCCATCTTTAAGACCAGAATTCTCTGAGATCGTAGAACGTTTGCAGTACTTGGTTAGCAGA GTTGCAGAGTCAAGAGAGGAGTAG
- the LOC120001105 gene encoding serine/threonine-protein kinase STY46-like isoform X3, which produces MHLGYISSLMQVHSAFDGTFGDSLHSKSPRELGAICSDYTSKQSIHPPPAFGLSADLEHVHETKDKDIMINANQLCSRLMHEITISTNDKPKLLSQLTSLLSEIGLNIQEAHAFSTTDGFSLDVFVVDGWAFEETEQLRSVLIKELRKIEKHPWSKGNAIYPLWEQKQNKIKLISNQVNIPADGIDVWEIDASLLIYENKIATGSYGDLYKGIYCSQDVAIKVLSTDHLSEKLQREFAQEVFIMRKVRHKNVVRFIGYCSRPPSLCIVTEYMTGGSMHDFLHKQKGVLELPSLLGVAIDVSKGMNYLHQNNIIHRDLKAANLLMDENGVVKVADFGVARVKPQSGIMTAETGTYRWMAPEVIEHRPYDHKADVFSFGIVMWELLTGKLPYENMTPLQAAVGVVQQGLRPTIPRHTHPELLALLESCWLQDPSLRPEFSEIVERLQYLVSRVAESREE; this is translated from the exons ATGCATCTTGGCTACATATCATCTCTTATGCAGGTTCATTCTGCTTTTGATGGAACTTTTGGTGACTCATTGCATTCAAAATCTCCTAGAGAACTGGGTGCTATATGTTCTGATTATACCAGCAAACAGAG CATTCATCCACCACCAGCCTTTGGTTTGTCAGCTGATCTGGAACATGTGCATGAGACTAAAGACAAGGATATCATGATAAATGCCAACCAACTCTGCTCACG GCTAATGCATGAAATTACAATTTCAACAAATGACAAGCCGAAGCTCCTCAGTCAG TTGACATCCTTGCTATCTGAGATTGGGCTGAATATTCAAGAAGCACATGCTTTTTCTACAACAGATGGGTTCTCTTTGGATGTCTTTGTTGTAGATGGTTGGGCATTTGAG GAGACCGAGCAGCTTAGAAGTGTACTGATAAAGGAACTACGGAAGATTGAG AAGCATCCATGGTCGAAAGGCAATGCCATTTATCCCCTTTGGGAACAGAAGCAAAACAAGATCAAGCTTATCTCTAATCAAGTAAACATACCTGCTGATGGAATTGATGTTTGGGAAATTGATGCTAGCCTATTAATCTatgaaaacaaaattgcaaCTGGATCCTATGGTGATTT GTACAAAGGTATTTACTGTAGTCAAGATGTGGCCATTAAAGTTTTAAGCACCGACCATCTAAGTGAAAAATTGCAAAGGGAATTTGCTCAAGAGGTTTTTATCATGAG GAAAGTTCGGCACAAGAATGTTGTTCGATTCATTGGTTACTGTAGCAGGCCACCGAGCCTGTGCATTGTGACAG AATATATGACTGGCGGAAGCATGCATGACTTTCTGCATAAACAAAAGGGTGTTTTGGAACTTCCTTCTTTGCTCGGAGTAGCTATTGATGTTTCGAAAGGAATGAATTACTTGCATCAAAACAATATAATCCACAGGGATTTGAAAGCAGCCAATCTCTTGATGGATGAAAATGGA GTTGTTAAAGTTGCTGATTTTGGTGTTGCTAGAGTTAAACCTCAGTCTGGCATAATGACTGCAGAAACTGGAACATATCGCTGGATGGCTCCAGAG GTCATTGAACACAGACCATATGATCACAAAGCTGATGTTTTCAGTTTCGGGATTGTGATGTGGGAGCTGCTTACTGGGAAG CTCCCGTATGAGAACATGACCCCCTTACAAGCAGCAGTTGGTGTCGTCCAGCAG GGTCTAAGGCCTACAATACCAAGACATACTCACCCAGAGTTGCTGGCATTGCTGGAGAGTTGCTGGCTGCAAGACCCATCTTTAAGACCAGAATTCTCTGAGATCGTAGAACGTTTGCAGTACTTGGTTAGCAGA GTTGCAGAGTCAAGAGAGGAGTAG